One Nicotiana tomentosiformis chromosome 4, ASM39032v3, whole genome shotgun sequence genomic window carries:
- the LOC104115508 gene encoding monothiol glutaredoxin-S1-like, with translation MDMVMMLRAQSPVVIFSRSTCCMSHTIETLIRNFGANPTVYERDRLKNGKELERALVELGCQPSVPAVFIGNELVGGSNEIMSLNIKLKQLLIRANAIWVWK, from the coding sequence ATGGATATGGTGATGATGTTGAGAGCACAAAGTCCTGTTGTGATTTTTAGCAGAAGTACTTGTTGCATGTCTCACACTATCGAAACGTTAATCCGTAATTTTGGTGCAAATCCTACAGTTTATGAGCGTGATAGACTTAAGAATGGGAAGGAATTGGAGAGGGCATTGGTTGAATTAGGGTGTCAACCAAGTGTGCCTGCTGTGtttattggaaatgaattggttgGTGGTTCTAATGAAATCATGAGTCTCAACATTAAACTCAAGCAATTGCTCATTAGGGCTAATGCAATTTGGGTATGGAAATAA